The following coding sequences lie in one Gouania willdenowi chromosome 5, fGouWil2.1, whole genome shotgun sequence genomic window:
- the LOC114463317 gene encoding rac GTPase-activating protein 1-like isoform X1 has protein sequence METSVVNLYNQFQRLTAQVDGLNDSIEPQFLQVASNFEDCRKKWLQAGEDLVSCKEMLTKAETERGALEVKLKHARNQVDVEIRRRQKAEAVYEKLDRQLQLIRDLLVSDSGNSLHLSDEQRSALAFLSAHSQAAQAAKNNINSSRRSHSLKVLTVIDESASLLSDISYDQTDDSLAWDSSVMKNVRLRRRQKRRSSRKHSELPPQAVKKPRSNGRASDRINESIVAKTTVTVPVNGGAVEAVSTIEAVPYWTRSKRKSAAPVWDDTTTDQSENVSEVPSMPVHYFPAQLQTPKANGGGKKHNFIPKTVIKSEFCVPCGRRTKFGKLHLRCQDCRIVTHPECRDHCPLPCCPVAISTPIKNTEATLADFAPVTAPQIPALVIYCIREIEHRGLHEVGLYRVSGQERLVKELKEKLIRGKTLPPLDKVEDINVVTGVLKDFLRNLPEPLLTFNLNKAFMTAAEIEDDDNSLAMLYQAMSELPQPNRDTLACLMIHLQKVSQSTATKMDTHNLARVFGPTLVGHAVPDPDPMTILHDTSRQPRIIERLLCIPRSYWSQFAYPDNTGMENIPHDSTPNQKVSLLGPVTTPEQQTMTKTPSSGSLSQRMMQTLSSTTLFGSRSKATTASRRQGNFFASPQLK, from the exons AGTTTCTTCAGGTGGCTTCGAATTTCGAGGACTGTCGTAAAAAGTGGCTGCAGGCGGGCGAGGACCTGGTGTCCTGTAAGGAAATGCTGACTAAAGCAGAGACTGAGAGGGGAGCGCTGGAGGTTAAACTTAAACATGCTCGAAACCAGGTGGATGTGGAGATCCGCCGGCGGCAGAAGGCCGAAGCAGTCTATGAGAAACTG GATCGACAACTTCAACTGATCCGAGATCTGCTGGTTTCTGACAGCGGTAACAGTTTACACCTGAGTGACGAGCAGCGCTCAGCCCTGGCCTTTCTCAGCGCTCACTCTCAGGCAGCTCAAGCTGCTaaaaacaacatcaactccAGCAGAAGGTCTCACTCACTCAAAGT atTAACAGTGATTGATGAATCAGCTTCTTTGCTGTCAGACATCAGCTATGACCAAACGGATGACTCGCTG gcttgGGATTCCTCTGTAATGAAGAATGTGAGGCTTCGCAGACGCCAGAAGCGA CGCTCCTCCAGAAAGCACTCTGAGCTCCCCCCACAGGCCGTGAAGAAGCCTCGCTCCAATGGTCGCGCCTCTGATAGG ATAAATGAATCCATCGTGGCTAAAACGACCGTCACTGTGCCAGTAAACGGTGGAGCCGTGGAGGCCGTGTCCACCATAGAAGCCGTGCCTTATTGGACTCGAAGCAAAAGGAAGAGCG CTGCTCCAGTGTGGGATGACACAAccactgaccaatcagagaatgTCAGTGAAGTTCCCAGCATGCCTGTCCATTACTTTCCTGCTCAGCTCCAAACCCCTAAAGCAAACGGAGGAGGAAAGAAGCACAATTTCATCCCTAAAACT GTGATTAAGTCTGAGTTTTGTGTGCCGTGTGGAAGGAGAACGAAGTTTGGTAAGCTTCATCTTCGCTGCCAGGACTGCAGGATAGTGACTCACCCTGAGTGCCGTGACCACTGCCCCCTGCCCTGTTGTCCAGTTGCCATTAGCACTCCTATCAAGAACACTGAG GCCACATTGGCTGACTTCGCTCCAGTCACAGCTCCACAGATTCCTGCCTTGGTCATCTATTGCATTAGGGAGATAGAACACAGAGGCCTGCACGAG GTCGGACTGTACCGAGTGTCAGGCCAGGAGCGTCTGGTGAAGGAGCTGAAGGAGAAGCTCATTAGAGGGAAAACTCTGCCTCCCCTCGACAAAGTGGAGGACATCAATGTTGTTACAGGTGTCCTCAAGGATTTCCTTAGAAACCTTCCAGAACCGCTGCTCACCTTCAACCTCAATAAAGCTTTCATGACAGCAGCAG AAATTGAAGATGATGACAACAGTCTGGCCATGCTCTATCAGGCGATGAGCGAGCTGCCCCAACCCAACCGAGACACTCTCGCTTGCCTGATGATCCACCTGCAAAA gGTTTCTCAAAGCACAGCTACAAAGATGGATACACACAACCTGGCCAGAGTGTTCGGGCCCACCCTTGTGGGTCATGCAGTCCCTGATCCAGACCCCATGACAATCCTGCATGATACAAGCAGACAGCCACGG ATAATTGAGCGCTTGCTCTGTATTCCACGGAGCTACTGGAGCCAGTTTGCTTATCCTGATAATACGGGCATGGAGAATATTCCCCATGATTCCACTCCAAACCAAAAAG TGAGCCTTTTAGGACCAGTGACGACTCCAGAGCAACAAACAATGACCAAAACTCCATCCTCAGGCTCACTGTCTCAGCGCATGATGCAGACCCTGTCCAGCACTACCTT aTTTGGGAGCAGAAGCAAAGCAACAACAGCCTCAAGGCGTCAGGGAAACTTCTTTGCTTCTCCACAACTGAAGTAA
- the LOC114463317 gene encoding rac GTPase-activating protein 1-like isoform X2 — METSVVNLYNQFQRLTAQVDGLNDSIEPQFLQVASNFEDCRKKWLQAGEDLVSCKEMLTKAETERGALEVKLKHARNQVDVEIRRRQKAEAVYEKLDRQLQLIRDLLVSDSGNSLHLSDEQRSALAFLSAHSQAAQAAKNNINSSRRLTVIDESASLLSDISYDQTDDSLAWDSSVMKNVRLRRRQKRRSSRKHSELPPQAVKKPRSNGRASDRINESIVAKTTVTVPVNGGAVEAVSTIEAVPYWTRSKRKSAAPVWDDTTTDQSENVSEVPSMPVHYFPAQLQTPKANGGGKKHNFIPKTVIKSEFCVPCGRRTKFGKLHLRCQDCRIVTHPECRDHCPLPCCPVAISTPIKNTEATLADFAPVTAPQIPALVIYCIREIEHRGLHEVGLYRVSGQERLVKELKEKLIRGKTLPPLDKVEDINVVTGVLKDFLRNLPEPLLTFNLNKAFMTAAEIEDDDNSLAMLYQAMSELPQPNRDTLACLMIHLQKVSQSTATKMDTHNLARVFGPTLVGHAVPDPDPMTILHDTSRQPRIIERLLCIPRSYWSQFAYPDNTGMENIPHDSTPNQKVSLLGPVTTPEQQTMTKTPSSGSLSQRMMQTLSSTTLFGSRSKATTASRRQGNFFASPQLK; from the exons AGTTTCTTCAGGTGGCTTCGAATTTCGAGGACTGTCGTAAAAAGTGGCTGCAGGCGGGCGAGGACCTGGTGTCCTGTAAGGAAATGCTGACTAAAGCAGAGACTGAGAGGGGAGCGCTGGAGGTTAAACTTAAACATGCTCGAAACCAGGTGGATGTGGAGATCCGCCGGCGGCAGAAGGCCGAAGCAGTCTATGAGAAACTG GATCGACAACTTCAACTGATCCGAGATCTGCTGGTTTCTGACAGCGGTAACAGTTTACACCTGAGTGACGAGCAGCGCTCAGCCCTGGCCTTTCTCAGCGCTCACTCTCAGGCAGCTCAAGCTGCTaaaaacaacatcaactccAGCAGAAG atTAACAGTGATTGATGAATCAGCTTCTTTGCTGTCAGACATCAGCTATGACCAAACGGATGACTCGCTG gcttgGGATTCCTCTGTAATGAAGAATGTGAGGCTTCGCAGACGCCAGAAGCGA CGCTCCTCCAGAAAGCACTCTGAGCTCCCCCCACAGGCCGTGAAGAAGCCTCGCTCCAATGGTCGCGCCTCTGATAGG ATAAATGAATCCATCGTGGCTAAAACGACCGTCACTGTGCCAGTAAACGGTGGAGCCGTGGAGGCCGTGTCCACCATAGAAGCCGTGCCTTATTGGACTCGAAGCAAAAGGAAGAGCG CTGCTCCAGTGTGGGATGACACAAccactgaccaatcagagaatgTCAGTGAAGTTCCCAGCATGCCTGTCCATTACTTTCCTGCTCAGCTCCAAACCCCTAAAGCAAACGGAGGAGGAAAGAAGCACAATTTCATCCCTAAAACT GTGATTAAGTCTGAGTTTTGTGTGCCGTGTGGAAGGAGAACGAAGTTTGGTAAGCTTCATCTTCGCTGCCAGGACTGCAGGATAGTGACTCACCCTGAGTGCCGTGACCACTGCCCCCTGCCCTGTTGTCCAGTTGCCATTAGCACTCCTATCAAGAACACTGAG GCCACATTGGCTGACTTCGCTCCAGTCACAGCTCCACAGATTCCTGCCTTGGTCATCTATTGCATTAGGGAGATAGAACACAGAGGCCTGCACGAG GTCGGACTGTACCGAGTGTCAGGCCAGGAGCGTCTGGTGAAGGAGCTGAAGGAGAAGCTCATTAGAGGGAAAACTCTGCCTCCCCTCGACAAAGTGGAGGACATCAATGTTGTTACAGGTGTCCTCAAGGATTTCCTTAGAAACCTTCCAGAACCGCTGCTCACCTTCAACCTCAATAAAGCTTTCATGACAGCAGCAG AAATTGAAGATGATGACAACAGTCTGGCCATGCTCTATCAGGCGATGAGCGAGCTGCCCCAACCCAACCGAGACACTCTCGCTTGCCTGATGATCCACCTGCAAAA gGTTTCTCAAAGCACAGCTACAAAGATGGATACACACAACCTGGCCAGAGTGTTCGGGCCCACCCTTGTGGGTCATGCAGTCCCTGATCCAGACCCCATGACAATCCTGCATGATACAAGCAGACAGCCACGG ATAATTGAGCGCTTGCTCTGTATTCCACGGAGCTACTGGAGCCAGTTTGCTTATCCTGATAATACGGGCATGGAGAATATTCCCCATGATTCCACTCCAAACCAAAAAG TGAGCCTTTTAGGACCAGTGACGACTCCAGAGCAACAAACAATGACCAAAACTCCATCCTCAGGCTCACTGTCTCAGCGCATGATGCAGACCCTGTCCAGCACTACCTT aTTTGGGAGCAGAAGCAAAGCAACAACAGCCTCAAGGCGTCAGGGAAACTTCTTTGCTTCTCCACAACTGAAGTAA